tgttatgtttaaggcgtgactagcaacgtcaattacaacgatgtggcgtggcgatggcgtccattgaagataataattatttattttatatgaaaaatagggactctaaataatttttaaaagtggttgaacaaaagtgtcattgtttgaggagtataatttatgttttaattatttgctcgtgttacaggccacacccggtatatgtgcTGTCATCCAAGTATACTACATATATAGCTAAAATATAGGTAGCTGGATGACACTAAAATGACTCTAGGCACTATGTAGGTACTAggtcagtggttcttaaccttttcagtccggtcacccctatgactaactagggaacctgattttacccctcctcccaatggtaataaaaaataaaacgtgtacgtttgttgtattgttataattaggttagcttattacccccgtaaaataccagttttacccccacgggggtaattacccctaggttaagaaccactgtacTAGGTtaactaggtacatataattttttaataacttaacaaaaaaacattttcattttaatgtgaaCTGTAGAGAATTATCCCTATTTGGAAAAGAAttccagagtggagtcgcaggTACTTTTGGCGCGTTGTATCATCCGCTACTAGGTAATTGATGTATTGATGCGGACTGTACTTAATCGGTTTAAGTAAATTGATATTGACATCACCACAATCACGATGGTTTAAATGGGACTATTCTGTCAATCAAAATTCGATTAAGTTAAAAAATACTTCCAAGAAAATTCCAAGTCACCAGAGCTGTGGAAATACATAGGGCAAAGTCAAATTTGCAAAAAATCACAATAGATACCTAGAGGTAGACCCTATGTCTGTGCCATAAAGATTACATaatgtcagttaacagtgtatgGTGACAGGAAGAATGGTTAGCGTTAGATATCATTAACTGTGTAGTTTGACCTCACGAATCTCCGTTTAAAAAAGTTGATAATAGAGTCAACTACCTAATTTACTACGAGACCTATGATTAGTTCATACTTGTCAACAGTATAAAATGATTCGAGTTGCCGAATTTTGGCAATTAGGTGTAGTGTCTTCTGTGATCAACTGTTTGAATAATACTCATTTGGtaaaaaatggcaaaaatgtCGGTGTTTATTTGCTCTCTCTACGTTTTAGTGTTGACGTCATATTCTATGGTAAGATATTTTTTATTGGTTTTaagttatacctacttatctacctatctatagatttaaagtatattatattgcataCAATTCGGCGCTAGCCGCcatctaccgggtgtggcctgtaacatgagcaaataattaaaacatagattgtactcctcaaacggtgacacttttgttcaacaacttttaaaaaatatgaagtatttatactccctatttttcatacaaaataaatattatcttcaatggacgccatcgccacgtcatatcattgtgattgacgttgtttgtcaagccttaaacttaacaaaattcgcaatacattgcgtctttgaataacctttaaagtgtattaaaaatcaaactacaagttattttcaaaagtcgctgaacaaatgttgatcagtatgaggagtacagcctacagttaatttttttgctcatattacaggccccACCCGGTATATTATTTGTTATACCTAAAGGTAGTGCTCTACCTATGGTTACCAGTGTCAGTCCGTGAATTAGTTTAATAGTAAAGTTTGTGATATGCAGACATCAtacattttatagcatttttggtgcagcggagtggtgttaacggaattggtattgataattccaactgaaatggtaaattaaggttagtattaacgtaattaaagctaattaatcattagggttgaaattgtttacacctattccgttaacaccactccgctgcaccgaaaatgctataaaatttacgatgtctggtgATGTCTGAATGGATGAACCattaagtaagtatatgtattatattttttttttaatgcctaCATAACTGTTGGTGTTCCCAGTTCGCGTTTGGTCGACAAGAccaattatttaataacaattttgaCTAATTGACCGACCGCGATAACTAAACATTACAAATCTACTGCATTTTATCACACACAATAAGGTaagttattaacaaaaaccattTCAATGTTATACTTTCAGGCTATGACAGAAGAGCAGAGGAACATAATAAAGCAGCACTTTCACGAAATGGGCATTAAGTGTATCGGTGATAACCCTATAAGTGAAGAGGACATCACGACCCTGAAAGCTAAGCAAGTGCCTACCGGGCCTAACGCGCCGTGTTTCATAGCTTGTGTGCTCAAATCCTCTGGTATTGTGAGTATAAATATTACGTCAATAATCTCTCTCTCTATTCTGTTCTATCCAGTCGGATATTCCGACCCATCCTGTATTTTCTTTAACTTCATCTCTCCATTTTCTGTCATCATCATTAGCCCTTGTGCATCTTTACAGATGATTTAAGCAGCATCTATGATTTACCTATGTTATCTAGATCTAGCGACAGCGTCACTCGTGGCTATATAACCCGATCCTTGAACGACACAATCGCCCACATTTTTACCtaacaaataaaagtgcattgaGGATCCGCATCGATGCGACATCGCGCATGTGTTTTATTAACCTATTGAAGTTTGTTACCGAACGATCTAAGGTCTAACGGTCGCTATCTAACCGCGTTGCGCCTCTTGCGTCCATGGGCAACGGTAATAGCTCATCAATAGACTATTtatctgctcgtttgcctcctaccTATATCATCACAATAAATTGGAGTATGTATCTTTCGGTGGGTTGAGACCTTGAGACGAACTTATTCATGAGAACGCTCCATGATCGTCCATCTGCCTTAAACCCTTGTTACCCTCCTTGCCCTTTGTCCTTTTGCCTTACTTTAACTTCAATAACAGTACAGTTATATCGTAAGACATTGATTTgactattataataataatacttcgTAAAGACCAGCCTTACGGGCACTACGAAGTGGGCCAGAAAATTGGTGCGC
This window of the Cydia fagiglandana chromosome 15, ilCydFagi1.1, whole genome shotgun sequence genome carries:
- the LOC134671424 gene encoding general odorant-binding protein 28a-like, giving the protein MAKMSVFICSLYVLVLTSYSMAMTEEQRNIIKQHFHEMGIKCIGDNPISEEDITTLKAKQVPTGPNAPCFIACVLKSSGIMDGNGMLQKETMLEMAKSVFNDPEELKMIEDYLHSCSHINNEAVSDGEKGCERAILAHKCMVANAAQFGFDL